In a single window of the bacterium genome:
- a CDS encoding radical SAM protein, producing MHSIRKQLFSPAQLLRQAGSVVLYGLLTRWRFMPRWLCSGLDMLGLVAGSEGMGCIGFPIHPVLEATRRCNLSCVHCHVESSDAQQDELSFDQMTCLLRELAAQPEFKMVVFSGGEPLLRDDIVELCEYATGRGLWPVIATNGTLLDAALARRLKRAGVCGVAVGLDGDCPAVHDEVRGERGAFAQAIEGCIAARKAGLPLQINTTLMQLNYERFAETVRLSENLGARVMLAYFVSPCGRGLHNSGIMLTPEQYESMLVQIAQVQRLSSLIIEPTCAPNYWAMLGARNWAASLAVRLIGPMFFHGCVAGTGLFYVRADGEALACPFLPISAGNVLRTTVSKLFREGEIFKSLRALKSEPTAESCSNCRFHDVCGGCRARAFWAQGDFTADDPFCFR from the coding sequence TGTGGTTCTGTATGGCCTACTCACGCGCTGGCGGTTCATGCCGAGATGGCTCTGTTCAGGGCTGGACATGCTTGGGCTGGTGGCCGGCTCGGAAGGGATGGGCTGCATCGGCTTCCCGATACATCCTGTCTTGGAGGCAACCAGGAGGTGCAACCTCAGCTGTGTGCACTGCCACGTAGAATCGAGCGACGCCCAGCAGGACGAGCTCTCGTTTGACCAGATGACATGCCTTCTGAGAGAGCTTGCGGCGCAGCCCGAGTTCAAGATGGTGGTCTTTTCAGGAGGCGAGCCCCTTCTTCGCGATGACATCGTGGAGCTCTGCGAGTATGCCACCGGCCGAGGCTTGTGGCCCGTCATCGCAACCAACGGCACCCTACTTGACGCTGCGCTGGCAAGACGACTCAAGCGAGCAGGCGTGTGCGGCGTTGCGGTTGGTCTTGACGGCGACTGCCCGGCTGTGCACGACGAGGTCCGCGGCGAAAGAGGCGCATTTGCCCAGGCGATCGAGGGCTGCATCGCTGCAAGGAAGGCGGGACTACCTCTTCAGATTAACACGACGCTCATGCAGCTGAACTACGAGCGATTTGCCGAGACCGTCCGGCTCTCTGAGAACCTCGGGGCACGGGTGATGCTTGCCTACTTCGTGTCCCCATGCGGCAGAGGCCTGCACAACAGCGGCATCATGCTCACTCCGGAGCAATACGAGAGCATGCTAGTCCAGATCGCGCAGGTCCAGCGCCTCTCAAGCCTCATCATCGAGCCCACCTGCGCGCCCAACTACTGGGCGATGCTTGGGGCGCGCAACTGGGCGGCCTCGCTTGCCGTGCGCCTCATCGGGCCGATGTTCTTTCACGGCTGCGTCGCTGGCACGGGCCTGTTCTACGTCAGGGCTGACGGCGAGGCGCTCGCCTGTCCGTTTCTGCCGATCTCAGCTGGCAACGTGCTCAGGACAACCGTGTCAAAGCTCTTTCGCGAGGGTGAGATATTCAAATCGCTCAGAGCGCTGAAGAGCGAGCCGACTGCGGAGAGCTGCTCAAACTGCCGGTTCCATGACGTATGCGGCGGGTGCCGAGCGAGGGCGTTTTGGGCGCAGGGCGATTTTA